A section of the Lepus europaeus isolate LE1 chromosome 10, mLepTim1.pri, whole genome shotgun sequence genome encodes:
- the CEBPB gene encoding CCAAT/enhancer-binding protein beta, translated as MQRLVAWDPACLPLPPPPAFKSMEVANFYYEADCLAAAYGGKAAPAAPPAARPAPRPPAGELGSIGDHERAIDFSPYLEPLGAPQAPAPATATDTFEAAPPAPAPAPASSGQHHDFLSDLFSDDYGGKNCKKAAEYGYVSLGRLGAAKGALHPGCFAPLHPPPPPPPPPPAELKAEPGFEPTDCKRKEEAGAPGGGGAAGMAAGFPYALRAYLGYQAVPSGSSGSLSTSSSSSPPGTPSPADAKAPPAACYPGAAPAPSQVKSKAKKAVDKHSDEYKIRRERNNIAVRKSRDKAKMRNLETQHKVLELTAENERLQKKVEQLSRELSTLRNLFKQLPEPLLASSGHC; from the coding sequence ATGCAACGCCTGGTGGCCTGGGACCCAGCATGTctcccgctgccgccgccgcctgccTTTAAATCCATGGAAGTGGCCAACTTCTACTACGAGGCGGACTGCTTGGCTGCTGCGTACGGCGGCAAGGCGGCCCCCGCGGCGCCCCCCGCGGCCAGACCCGCGCCGCGCCCCCCCGCCGGCGAGCTGGGCAGCATCGGCGACCACGAGCGCGCCATCGACTTCAGCCCGTACCTGGAGCCGCTGGGCGCGCCGCAGGCCCCGGCGCCGGCCACGGCCACGGACACCTTCGAGGCGGCTccgcccgcgcccgcccccgcGCCCGCCTCCTCCGGGCAGCACCACGACTTCCTCTCCGACCTCTTCTCCGACGACTACGGGGGCAAGAACTGCAAGAAGGCGGCCGAGTACGGCTACGTGAGCCTGGGGCGCCTGGGGGCCGCCAAGGGCGCGCTGCACCCCGGCTGCTTCGCGCCGCTGCatccgcctccgccgccgccgccgccgccgcccgccgagCTCAAGGCGGAGCCGGGCTTCGAGCCCACGGACTGCAAGCGGAAGGAGGAGGCCGGAgcgccgggcggcggcggcgccgcaGGCATGGCGGCGGGCTTCCCGTACGCGCTGCGCGCCTACCTCGGCTACCAGGCGGTGCCGAGCGGCAGCAGCGGCAGCCTCTCCACGTCCTCGTCGTCCAGCCCGCCCGGCACGCCGAGCCCCGCCGACGCCAAGGCGCCCCCGGCCGCCTGCTACCCGGGGGCGGCGCCAGCGCCCTCGCAGGTCAAGAGCAAGGCCAAGAAGGCGGTGGACAAGCACAGTGACGAGTACAAGATCCGGCGCGAGCGCAACAACATCGCCGTGCGCAAGAGCCGCGACAAGGCCAAGATGCGCAACCTGGAGACGCAGCACAAGGTCCTGGAGCTCACGGCCGAGAACGAGCGGCTGCAGAAGAAGGTGGAGCAGCTGTCGCGCGAGCTCAGCACGCTGCGGAACTTGTTCAAGCAGCTGCCCGAGCCCCTGCTCGCCTCCTCCGGCCACTGCTAG